In a single window of the Deltaproteobacteria bacterium HGW-Deltaproteobacteria-6 genome:
- a CDS encoding methylmalonyl Co-A mutase-associated GTPase MeaB encodes METTKKICAGDVRSASRLIRDLEDKLPQARPRLKQLFVHTGKSLIIGITGAPGAGKSTLTDALIGEFRKQKRTVGVLAVDPTSPFSGGAILGDRVRMLRHAEDEGVFIRSLATRGALGGLSQAAGDAIHVMEAMGKDIVIVETVGIGQQELDIIHHAHSVIVVLVPGMGDEIQTMKAGIMEIADVFAINKADRPGAKQLQTELTSLLNASPLPPSAWRPPIVSIGNLYEPVGFAEKTAELAQKISDHHAHLLISGQLSERMERKALMEITDALKACILEPVLNQLIAGGELKNIAERIKNREADPYTEAEAIARRFLKSGDMP; translated from the coding sequence ATGGAAACCACAAAAAAAATATGCGCGGGCGACGTCCGCTCCGCCTCCCGCCTGATCCGTGATCTGGAAGATAAGCTGCCGCAGGCACGGCCGCGGCTGAAGCAGCTTTTTGTCCACACGGGCAAATCGCTGATCATCGGCATCACCGGGGCACCGGGCGCCGGCAAAAGCACCCTGACTGACGCGCTCATCGGCGAATTCCGCAAGCAAAAAAGGACGGTGGGTGTTCTGGCGGTTGACCCGACCAGCCCTTTTTCCGGCGGCGCCATCCTGGGCGACCGCGTCCGCATGCTCAGACACGCGGAAGATGAAGGCGTGTTCATCCGATCGCTCGCCACACGCGGTGCTCTGGGCGGTCTCTCACAGGCCGCAGGCGACGCTATCCATGTGATGGAAGCCATGGGTAAGGATATCGTGATAGTCGAAACGGTCGGCATCGGCCAGCAGGAACTCGATATTATCCACCATGCCCACAGCGTCATCGTCGTACTGGTGCCCGGTATGGGCGATGAAATTCAGACCATGAAAGCCGGCATCATGGAAATTGCGGATGTCTTCGCCATCAACAAAGCCGACCGTCCCGGCGCAAAACAGCTGCAAACGGAGCTTACCTCGCTGCTCAACGCCTCACCGCTGCCGCCTTCTGCATGGCGGCCGCCGATTGTGAGCATCGGCAATCTGTATGAACCCGTGGGCTTTGCCGAAAAAACGGCGGAACTCGCGCAGAAGATATCGGACCATCACGCCCATCTGCTGATCAGCGGACAACTTTCCGAACGAATGGAACGCAAGGCGCTTATGGAAATCACCGATGCGCTTAAAGCCTGCATACTGGAACCGGTGCTGAATCAGCTGATCGCCGGCGGCGAATTGAAAAATATTGCTGAAAGAATTAAAAACCGGGAAGCCGATCCTTATACCGAGGCGGAAGCCATCGCCCGCCGCTTCCTCAAGTCAGGAGACATGCCATGA
- a CDS encoding response regulator: protein MIKKILIVDDSPVSIKIIKSCIPKDRGYELFDAANGQIGVELFKQIKPDMTFMDLTMPVMNGFDALQEIIRLDPRAMVVVATADVQVKAIAKAHDLGAYSVVKKPPTRENITAVILEVESVLKERD, encoded by the coding sequence ATGATAAAAAAGATATTGATCGTTGATGACTCACCTGTTTCCATTAAAATCATCAAAAGCTGCATTCCCAAGGACCGGGGCTATGAACTGTTCGACGCCGCCAATGGTCAGATCGGTGTGGAACTGTTCAAGCAAATCAAACCGGATATGACTTTCATGGATCTCACCATGCCGGTCATGAATGGTTTTGATGCCCTGCAGGAAATCATCAGGCTGGATCCCCGGGCGATGGTGGTGGTGGCCACTGCCGATGTTCAGGTTAAAGCCATCGCCAAAGCGCACGACCTCGGTGCTTATTCCGTTGTCAAAAAACCACCGACCAGGGAAAATATCACCGCTGTAATTTTAGAAGTTGAGAGTGTGCTGAAGGAACGGGACTAA
- a CDS encoding cob(I)yrinic acid a,c-diamide adenosyltransferase codes for MTPLVKQKAKKTKPAHPKKTISAPAPAARGLVIVITGNGKGKTTSAFGQALRAVGQGYKVFILQFMKGRDYGEFVAAEKYLPRLTILRTGLDSFVMRDKPAPVDIELARQGFELARKAIASGKYNMVILDEINVAVDFKLIPLADVVNLIKDKPPALDLILTGRYAAKEIMKLADTVSEVKEIKHHYAAGIKDRAGIEY; via the coding sequence ATGACACCGCTCGTGAAGCAAAAAGCGAAAAAAACTAAACCGGCCCATCCCAAGAAGACAATATCCGCACCCGCTCCGGCCGCCCGTGGTCTGGTCATCGTCATTACCGGCAACGGCAAGGGAAAAACCACTTCAGCTTTCGGGCAGGCCCTGCGCGCCGTGGGCCAGGGCTATAAAGTCTTCATCCTGCAATTTATGAAAGGACGGGACTACGGCGAGTTTGTGGCGGCTGAAAAATATCTGCCGCGGCTGACCATTCTCCGCACGGGCCTGGACAGCTTCGTCATGCGCGACAAACCCGCCCCGGTGGATATTGAACTCGCCCGGCAGGGCTTTGAACTGGCCAGAAAGGCAATTGCTTCGGGCAAATACAATATGGTTATCCTTGATGAAATTAACGTCGCGGTCGATTTTAAACTCATCCCTCTGGCAGATGTAGTTAATTTGATTAAAGACAAACCGCCGGCGCTTGACCTGATTCTCACCGGCCGTTACGCGGCCAAAGAAATCATGAAGCTCGCCGACACGGTCAGTGAAGTTAAAGAAATCAAACATCACTATGCCGCGGGCATCAAAGACCGCGCGGGCATCGAGTATTAG
- a CDS encoding beta-ketoacyl-ACP synthase, whose amino-acid sequence MKTRVVVTGMGVAAPNAHGLDNFEQALREGRSGIRFQPLLEELKFGCQIAGVPENFDAIRKSYFDHEKLLSINDNIGYASVSAVDAWKDAGFSMPDNNDETVDWDTGVIAGSGIGGMDTIAQTVVPMVNEGRVRRLGSRVVEQVMNSGTSARIGGLIGAGNQVTSNSSACSTGNEAIIDALWRIRTGLAKRMIAGGSEGATPYIWGGFDAMRVICRKYNDNPTAGSRPLSATACGFVPGSGGAMLVLEDLETALARKARIYAEVIGGAVNSGGQRMGGSMTAPNPEGVKRCIRMAVADAGIDPHQVDAINGHLTATYADPIEVRNWAEALERTPDTFPYINSTKSLIGHCLGAAGAIESVAAVLQIYRGFIHPSINSEDVHPDIAPFAAKIPQKCLEFPELKYLAKAGFGFGDVNSCIIFKKWEEK is encoded by the coding sequence ATGAAAACAAGAGTTGTCGTGACAGGAATGGGCGTTGCGGCCCCTAACGCTCATGGCCTGGATAATTTTGAACAGGCGTTGCGCGAAGGCCGGTCGGGTATCCGTTTTCAGCCGTTGCTGGAAGAATTGAAGTTTGGTTGTCAGATCGCCGGTGTCCCGGAAAATTTTGATGCGATCCGTAAGAGCTATTTTGATCACGAAAAACTGCTGTCGATCAATGACAATATCGGTTATGCGTCCGTATCGGCTGTGGATGCCTGGAAGGACGCGGGTTTCAGCATGCCGGACAACAATGATGAAACCGTGGATTGGGACACAGGTGTTATTGCGGGGTCCGGTATCGGCGGGATGGACACGATTGCGCAAACCGTCGTGCCCATGGTTAATGAAGGCAGGGTCAGACGACTGGGCAGCCGTGTTGTGGAGCAGGTGATGAACAGCGGCACCAGCGCCCGCATCGGTGGTTTGATCGGCGCGGGGAATCAGGTGACATCCAATTCGTCGGCCTGCAGCACGGGTAACGAAGCCATTATCGACGCTCTCTGGAGAATAAGAACGGGCTTGGCCAAACGGATGATCGCGGGCGGTTCGGAAGGCGCCACGCCCTATATCTGGGGCGGCTTTGATGCCATGCGTGTCATTTGCCGGAAGTATAACGACAACCCGACCGCAGGGTCCCGTCCGTTATCCGCCACGGCCTGCGGTTTTGTTCCCGGTTCCGGCGGCGCCATGCTGGTTCTGGAGGACCTGGAAACCGCGCTGGCCAGGAAAGCGAGAATTTATGCCGAAGTCATCGGCGGCGCTGTGAACAGCGGCGGGCAGCGAATGGGCGGTTCCATGACCGCTCCCAATCCTGAAGGCGTGAAAAGATGCATCCGCATGGCCGTGGCCGACGCGGGGATTGATCCGCATCAGGTGGATGCTATTAACGGTCATTTGACGGCAACCTATGCTGATCCCATTGAAGTCAGGAACTGGGCGGAAGCACTGGAACGAACGCCCGATACCTTTCCGTATATTAATTCGACCAAGTCCTTGATCGGCCATTGCCTCGGCGCTGCCGGGGCTATTGAAAGCGTGGCGGCCGTGCTTCAGATTTACCGGGGTTTTATACATCCCTCGATCAACAGCGAAGACGTGCACCCGGATATCGCGCCGTTTGCGGCAAAAATTCCGCAGAAATGTCTGGAATTTCCTGAATTGAAATATCTGGCCAAGGCCGGTTTCGGCTTCGGAGATGTGAATAGTTGTATCATATTTAAAAAGTGGGAAGAAAAATAA
- a CDS encoding acyl carrier protein, translating into MDDKKIFEEMVNILKTYTKDVTLLEKATLDTHILNDLKVNSARLVDVIIKCEDVFGISVDDDEADKIRTIGDAVSIVKQKLG; encoded by the coding sequence ATGGATGACAAGAAGATTTTTGAAGAGATGGTTAATATTTTAAAGACATACACTAAGGACGTTACGCTCTTAGAGAAAGCAACGCTCGATACTCACATATTGAACGATTTGAAAGTCAATTCCGCGCGTCTGGTCGATGTGATTATCAAATGTGAAGACGTTTTCGGCATCAGCGTTGATGATGATGAGGCGGATAAGATCCGCACCATCGGCGATGCAGTCAGCATTGTAAAACAGAAACTCGGGTAA
- a CDS encoding beta-hydroxyacyl-ACP dehydratase yields MEADDSIKQEVLALVPQQKPFRFIDEILQLNEEEIVGAYRFREDEFFYPGHFPGRPITPGVILVESMAQIGVVAYGMYLLACQRNVRPSEMKGPLSLFSLADDVEFKGIVLPGERVIVKGKKIYMRKGALKVDVSMERENGEVVCTGKLAGMGVET; encoded by the coding sequence ATGGAGGCTGATGACAGCATCAAGCAGGAAGTGCTTGCGCTGGTGCCGCAGCAAAAGCCGTTCCGTTTCATTGATGAGATCCTTCAACTGAATGAAGAGGAAATTGTCGGAGCCTACCGTTTTCGCGAAGACGAGTTTTTCTATCCGGGGCATTTTCCCGGCAGGCCGATCACGCCGGGCGTGATTCTGGTGGAGTCGATGGCACAGATCGGCGTGGTGGCTTACGGCATGTACCTGCTGGCCTGCCAGAGAAATGTGCGGCCCAGTGAAATGAAAGGTCCGCTGAGCCTTTTTTCACTGGCCGATGATGTTGAGTTCAAGGGCATCGTGTTGCCCGGTGAAAGAGTGATTGTGAAAGGAAAAAAAATATACATGCGTAAAGGGGCATTAAAAGTGGATGTCAGTATGGAAAGAGAAAATGGCGAAGTGGTTTGCACGGGAAAATTAGCCGGAATGGGAGTGGAAACATGA
- a CDS encoding ketoacyl-ACP synthase III, which translates to MYLHAMGHFNPENIISNKFLEDLDIGTSNDWILERVGIVNRRTVLPLDYIKETKNADFRAAFEAGCYKNAQMAAQAARKALERASLKPEDIGMVIAGSSSPDNIAPAESSAVAAELGIEVPCLDMNSACSSFGMQMNFLSKMQPETLPPYVLVVDSETLTKSVDYSDRAVAVLFGDGSAAAIVSAQVPSRTVFCDCSYGSRPSACEKVGIDWKWRFHQDGNAVQGFAIRKTTEGVRHLKNVYADEAKRFIFIGHQANLIMLTTVCERAGILPADHWYGVDQFGNTGCCGAPSVLSAHWEDVQPGDRIAMSIVGAGLSWAHLMLKVEDNNHG; encoded by the coding sequence CTGTACCTACATGCCATGGGGCATTTTAATCCGGAGAACATCATCTCCAACAAGTTTCTGGAAGATTTGGACATCGGCACGTCGAACGACTGGATTCTCGAACGCGTCGGCATCGTCAATCGCCGCACGGTCCTGCCTCTGGATTACATTAAAGAGACTAAAAATGCCGATTTCCGGGCCGCCTTTGAAGCGGGGTGTTATAAAAATGCTCAGATGGCCGCGCAGGCCGCCAGGAAAGCGCTCGAACGTGCATCGCTTAAACCTGAAGATATCGGCATGGTGATCGCCGGCAGTTCCTCGCCGGACAACATCGCGCCTGCGGAGTCCTCCGCCGTCGCCGCAGAATTGGGCATTGAAGTGCCCTGCCTGGATATGAATTCGGCGTGCAGTTCTTTCGGGATGCAGATGAATTTTCTGTCCAAAATGCAGCCGGAAACTCTGCCGCCGTATGTGCTGGTGGTTGATTCGGAAACCCTGACCAAGTCGGTGGATTATTCCGATCGGGCAGTCGCGGTTTTGTTTGGCGACGGCAGCGCCGCCGCGATTGTATCCGCACAGGTTCCGTCACGCACCGTATTCTGCGATTGTAGTTACGGGTCGCGTCCATCGGCCTGTGAAAAAGTCGGTATAGACTGGAAATGGCGTTTTCATCAGGACGGCAATGCCGTTCAGGGGTTTGCCATCCGCAAGACAACCGAAGGTGTGAGACATCTGAAGAACGTTTATGCCGATGAGGCGAAGCGGTTTATATTTATCGGCCATCAGGCCAATCTTATCATGCTCACGACGGTTTGCGAGCGCGCAGGTATTTTGCCTGCGGATCACTGGTATGGCGTTGATCAATTCGGCAATACCGGTTGCTGCGGCGCGCCGTCTGTGCTTTCCGCGCACTGGGAGGATGTTCAGCCGGGCGACCGCATTGCGATGTCCATCGTCGGAGCCGGGCTGTCCTGGGCTCATTTGATGTTGAAAGTAGAGGATAACAATCATGGATAA
- a CDS encoding chemotaxis protein CheC, with protein MDSSIQESLITEEETDILQEIMNIAFGRAASDLAEYIDIFVILSVPYIKLLRSSDLPPYISAEIKDYDKVSLVEQNFWGKFKGSAFLVFPADSGKKILSLLDGSDEYFESDPINELEKETFREVGNILIGACIGKIAELLGDVITYSPPRVVVERSQRGIISNSLFAEDDLAIVLRTVFEFNEKNISGYLFIVTSEESFAWLKTALHNFLDQYEC; from the coding sequence ATGGATTCAAGTATACAGGAATCATTGATCACTGAGGAAGAAACGGACATTCTGCAGGAAATCATGAATATCGCCTTCGGCCGTGCGGCGTCTGATCTTGCCGAATACATCGACATATTTGTTATTCTCAGTGTGCCTTATATCAAGCTTTTGCGCTCGTCGGATCTTCCGCCCTATATCAGTGCCGAGATCAAAGATTATGATAAGGTTTCACTGGTCGAACAGAATTTCTGGGGAAAGTTCAAGGGTAGTGCCTTTCTGGTATTTCCGGCGGACAGCGGCAAAAAGATTCTGTCTCTGCTCGACGGTTCGGATGAATACTTTGAATCGGACCCGATCAATGAACTGGAAAAAGAAACGTTTCGCGAAGTCGGCAACATTTTGATCGGCGCCTGCATCGGGAAAATTGCCGAATTGCTGGGTGATGTCATCACCTATTCCCCGCCCCGGGTGGTGGTGGAGAGAAGTCAGCGCGGCATTATATCGAATAGCCTCTTTGCCGAGGACGATCTGGCCATTGTATTAAGAACCGTCTTTGAATTTAATGAAAAAAACATCAGCGGTTATTTATTTATCGTTACCAGTGAAGAGTCTTTTGCCTGGCTGAAGACGGCGCTGCATAATTTTCTGGATCAGTACGAGTGCTGA
- a CDS encoding beta-ketoacyl-ACP reductase, with product MMDKPVALVTGGATGIGAACCRALAADGFHVGIHYRSSEQKAQALFAEIKDGFLIQADLSSIEQIDAMIGKIKEAAGRVDVLVNNAGQSINADILSMKVEQFDEQRALTRGVWYLTKRILRQFMIRSSAGRVINISSVVGHTGNAGQIPYTMEKAALDAFTRSLAQEMAGRNILVNSVAPGFIETDMTFELPVEVKEKIMAGIPLGRIGKPEEIAEVVAFLARKGSYINGSVIHVNGGLYGG from the coding sequence ATCATGGATAAACCAGTTGCATTGGTAACGGGGGGCGCCACCGGAATCGGCGCCGCATGCTGTCGTGCTTTGGCCGCAGACGGATTCCATGTCGGCATTCATTACCGTAGCAGCGAACAAAAAGCGCAGGCGCTGTTTGCTGAAATCAAAGACGGCTTTTTGATCCAGGCGGATTTGTCGAGTATCGAACAGATTGACGCGATGATCGGGAAAATAAAAGAAGCGGCTGGGCGCGTGGATGTTCTGGTCAACAATGCCGGGCAGTCCATCAACGCTGATATCTTATCGATGAAGGTGGAGCAGTTTGACGAACAGCGGGCGCTGACGCGAGGTGTCTGGTATCTGACCAAAAGGATTCTGCGGCAATTCATGATCCGGAGTTCAGCCGGCCGTGTCATCAATATCTCCAGTGTGGTCGGCCATACGGGCAATGCGGGACAGATTCCCTACACGATGGAAAAAGCGGCGCTTGACGCCTTTACCAGATCATTGGCCCAGGAAATGGCCGGACGCAATATCCTGGTCAACTCTGTTGCACCGGGTTTTATCGAAACGGACATGACCTTCGAACTGCCGGTGGAAGTGAAAGAAAAAATCATGGCGGGCATACCGCTTGGGCGCATCGGAAAACCTGAGGAAATCGCAGAAGTGGTTGCCTTCCTGGCCCGAAAAGGAAGCTACATCAATGGCTCGGTGATTCACGTCAACGGGGGCCTTTATGGAGGCTGA
- a CDS encoding methylmalonyl-CoA mutase, whose amino-acid sequence MSSRKIRVMVAKPGLDGHDRGARILARAFRDAGFEVIYTGCHQTPEQVAFAAIQEDVDLVGLSCLSGAHRILFPKVVELLREKNASDITVIGGGIIPEQDFQMLYDAGIQAIFTPGASLDSIVDWIRTHVQSRD is encoded by the coding sequence ATGTCGTCAAGAAAAATTCGAGTGATGGTGGCCAAACCGGGACTGGATGGTCACGACCGCGGCGCGCGCATCCTGGCCCGCGCATTTCGCGACGCCGGTTTTGAAGTCATCTATACCGGATGCCATCAAACCCCGGAACAGGTCGCCTTCGCGGCCATTCAGGAGGACGTCGATCTCGTAGGCCTGAGTTGTCTCTCGGGTGCGCATCGCATTTTGTTTCCAAAAGTGGTGGAACTGCTGCGCGAAAAGAACGCCTCCGACATTACGGTCATCGGCGGCGGCATTATTCCTGAGCAGGACTTTCAGATGTTGTATGACGCGGGCATCCAGGCCATTTTCACTCCCGGCGCATCGCTGGACTCCATTGTGGACTGGATTCGCACGCATGTCCAGAGCAGAGACTGA
- a CDS encoding sensor domain-containing diguanylate cyclase, with amino-acid sequence MKSIVFSQVFDMVDIGLVILDRDLRVRHWNRWMQLHSTAAAEDVIGSFIYDVFPNLKRPRFLNNCKTVFTFGNFCFFSQRLHHYLFPFKPISSFDSDFKHMQQSCTMGPLRNENGDIEYLFIAVHDMTEAVNFEQKLLALNRIDSLTGVNNRRSFETHIKEEMERHARYGHPLSLIMLDVDHFKNVNDTYGHQCGDYVLKAITTLISETTRSGDILARYGGEEFCCLLPETPVSAAMILAERFRKTVADHLFEYQGQGIRVTISLGVSAMGPDATTPDMLLKKADDGLYTAKNRGRNQIEVVH; translated from the coding sequence ATCAAATCAATAGTATTCTCGCAAGTGTTTGACATGGTGGATATCGGTCTGGTGATCCTGGATCGTGACCTGCGCGTGAGACACTGGAACCGCTGGATGCAGCTGCACAGCACAGCGGCGGCCGAAGACGTCATTGGATCCTTTATTTATGATGTTTTTCCCAACTTGAAACGACCCCGGTTTTTAAATAACTGTAAGACGGTTTTCACTTTTGGTAATTTCTGTTTCTTTTCTCAAAGACTTCATCATTATCTGTTTCCGTTTAAGCCGATCAGTTCGTTTGATTCCGATTTCAAACATATGCAGCAAAGTTGCACCATGGGGCCGTTGCGTAATGAGAATGGAGACATTGAATATCTGTTCATTGCCGTGCACGATATGACGGAAGCGGTTAATTTTGAACAAAAGCTGCTGGCGCTCAACAGGATCGACTCTTTGACCGGCGTGAACAACCGCCGCAGTTTTGAAACGCACATCAAGGAAGAAATGGAGCGGCACGCCAGATACGGTCACCCTTTAAGCCTGATCATGCTGGACGTTGATCATTTCAAAAATGTCAATGACACATACGGCCACCAGTGCGGCGATTATGTTCTTAAAGCAATTACCACATTGATCAGCGAGACCACACGCAGCGGGGACATCCTGGCGCGCTACGGCGGCGAGGAATTCTGCTGCCTTTTACCGGAAACCCCGGTTTCAGCGGCCATGATCCTTGCTGAAAGGTTCCGGAAAACCGTCGCCGATCATCTTTTTGAATATCAGGGACAGGGGATTCGCGTTACAATTAGCCTGGGCGTATCCGCCATGGGGCCGGATGCAACAACGCCCGATATGCTGCTGAAAAAAGCTGACGATGGCTTGTATACGGCAAAAAACAGGGGACGCAACCAGATTGAAGTTGTCCACTGA
- a CDS encoding methylmalonyl-CoA mutase — protein sequence MYFSDETQKTSRQLTEKWQGDVQKSLKTNPDQKERFATVSDLDIKRLYTPEDLKDMDFARDISVPGEFPYLRGNQVTGYRGRHWTFRMFAGMGSAQDTNARWHMLLREGQTGLSTAFDFPTLMGYDSDSPRSLGEVGKCGVAIDTLEDFLALIDGIPLSQVTTSMTINPPATVLWAMYCAAAEIKGVPLTRIGGTIQNDMLKEFIAQKTFMCPPEPSIKLISDTVEFGARYVPRWNTISISGYHIREAGATAVQELAFTLRDGIEYVEDVIRRKKMNVDDFAPRLSFFFNSHIDFFEEICKLRAARRIWAKVMRDRFGAKNPRSLWMRFHTQTAGCSLTAQQPYNNIIRTTVEALAAVMGGTQSLHTNSLDEVFCLPSEQAVEIALRTQQILAEETGVANTIDPLAGSYFVESLTNEIEEKAWEYIEKIDAMGGMIAAVEKGFPQMEIADAAYQFQRQVETKEKIMVGVNKYVTEAQHAVPLVEIDEKMGEEQIKRVQDVRRKRDNRAVKQSLDDIRTACKTGANVMPYCISAVKNLATQQEICDVYREVYGEYRDPGLY from the coding sequence TTGTATTTCTCGGATGAAACACAAAAGACATCAAGGCAACTGACCGAAAAATGGCAGGGCGATGTTCAAAAATCATTAAAAACCAATCCCGATCAGAAGGAGCGCTTTGCGACCGTTTCCGATCTGGACATCAAAAGACTTTATACGCCGGAAGATTTAAAGGACATGGATTTTGCCCGCGATATCAGTGTTCCGGGCGAATTCCCCTATTTGCGCGGCAACCAGGTTACCGGTTACCGCGGACGGCACTGGACTTTCCGCATGTTTGCCGGCATGGGCAGCGCTCAGGATACCAACGCCCGCTGGCACATGCTTTTGCGTGAAGGCCAGACGGGTTTGAGTACCGCCTTCGATTTCCCCACCCTCATGGGCTATGACAGCGACTCACCCCGATCTCTGGGTGAAGTGGGCAAGTGCGGGGTGGCCATCGACACGCTGGAGGATTTTCTGGCATTGATTGACGGCATTCCGCTTTCTCAGGTAACTACCTCCATGACCATCAACCCGCCAGCCACCGTGCTCTGGGCCATGTATTGCGCGGCAGCCGAAATCAAAGGGGTGCCGCTTACCAGAATCGGCGGGACGATTCAAAACGATATGCTCAAGGAATTTATTGCACAAAAGACGTTCATGTGCCCGCCGGAACCCTCCATCAAGCTCATCTCGGACACCGTGGAGTTCGGCGCCAGATACGTTCCGCGCTGGAACACGATCAGCATCAGCGGCTATCACATCCGGGAAGCGGGCGCAACCGCTGTTCAGGAACTGGCTTTCACCCTGCGCGACGGCATCGAGTACGTTGAAGATGTCATCCGCCGCAAGAAAATGAATGTGGATGACTTCGCACCGCGTCTGTCTTTCTTTTTCAATTCGCACATCGACTTTTTTGAGGAAATCTGCAAGCTCCGCGCCGCGCGCCGCATCTGGGCCAAAGTGATGCGCGACCGTTTCGGTGCAAAAAACCCCCGTTCGCTGTGGATGCGCTTCCACACCCAAACCGCCGGGTGCTCATTGACCGCGCAGCAGCCCTATAACAATATCATCCGCACAACCGTCGAAGCGCTGGCCGCCGTCATGGGCGGAACCCAGTCGCTGCATACCAACTCTCTGGATGAAGTATTCTGCCTGCCGTCCGAACAAGCGGTGGAAATCGCGTTGCGCACCCAGCAGATTCTGGCCGAAGAAACGGGCGTGGCCAATACCATTGATCCGCTGGCCGGTTCCTACTTTGTGGAATCCCTCACCAATGAAATCGAGGAAAAGGCCTGGGAATATATCGAAAAGATCGACGCCATGGGCGGTATGATTGCCGCTGTTGAAAAAGGCTTCCCGCAGATGGAAATCGCGGACGCCGCCTATCAATTCCAGCGACAGGTTGAAACCAAAGAAAAGATCATGGTTGGCGTCAACAAGTATGTTACCGAAGCGCAGCATGCGGTGCCCTTGGTGGAGATCGATGAAAAAATGGGCGAGGAGCAGATCAAACGGGTTCAGGATGTCCGCCGCAAACGGGACAACCGCGCCGTGAAACAATCGCTTGACGACATCCGTACCGCCTGCAAAACGGGAGCAAACGTGATGCCGTATTGCATTTCGGCAGTCAAGAATCTGGCCACCCAGCAGGAAATCTGCGATGTTTACCGTGAAGTTTACGGGGAGTATCGGGACCCGGGATTGTATTAA
- a CDS encoding 3-hydroxyacyl-CoA dehydrogenase, with product MNHKDVVALVTGGSSGLGEATMLELVARGARVVIVDVDDAKGQSVADAAGDNVAFVHGDVTSEEDIRKAIKTATDTFGKMNVAVNCAGIPNPGKILGRKGPLSMESFYKVVQINLGGTLNVIRLAVEEMNGNTVNDEGEKGVIVNTASIAAFEGQIGQAAYCASKGGIVAMTLPIARECADYGIRVATIAPGLFATPLMDSYPDEVKKSLAKDVPFPQRLGKPAEYAKLVLHIIENTMLNGCCLRIDGALRMQAK from the coding sequence ATGAATCATAAGGACGTTGTCGCATTAGTCACCGGAGGTTCGTCCGGTCTGGGAGAGGCCACCATGCTGGAATTGGTTGCCAGAGGAGCCAGAGTGGTCATTGTGGATGTTGATGATGCGAAAGGCCAAAGCGTTGCGGATGCCGCGGGAGATAATGTTGCCTTCGTGCATGGGGATGTGACCAGCGAAGAGGACATTCGAAAGGCCATTAAAACAGCTACGGATACTTTTGGAAAAATGAATGTGGCCGTCAATTGTGCAGGCATCCCTAATCCGGGGAAAATTCTGGGCAGGAAAGGGCCGCTGTCGATGGAATCCTTTTATAAAGTTGTCCAGATTAATCTCGGGGGAACGCTCAATGTTATCAGGCTGGCTGTGGAGGAGATGAACGGCAATACAGTCAATGATGAAGGGGAAAAAGGCGTGATTGTTAATACGGCGTCCATTGCGGCTTTTGAGGGACAAATCGGGCAGGCGGCTTATTGTGCGTCCAAAGGCGGCATTGTTGCCATGACCTTGCCGATAGCCCGTGAATGCGCCGATTATGGTATCCGGGTTGCAACGATCGCCCCCGGACTCTTTGCAACACCCCTGATGGATAGTTATCCCGACGAGGTAAAAAAAAGTCTGGCCAAAGACGTGCCCTTTCCTCAGCGATTGGGTAAACCCGCGGAATATGCGAAACTGGTTTTACATATCATCGAAAATACCATGCTGAATGGCTGCTGTCTCCGGATCGATGGCGCCTTGCGGATGCAGGCGAAATAA
- a CDS encoding cold-shock protein — MSEGKVKWFNERKGFGFIEQEGGGDIFVHFSAIQSSGFKTLNEGQPVSFDVVQGKKGLEAENVRAL; from the coding sequence ATGTCAGAAGGTAAAGTAAAGTGGTTCAACGAACGCAAAGGCTTCGGCTTCATCGAGCAAGAGGGCGGCGGAGATATTTTCGTGCACTTCAGCGCCATTCAGTCCAGCGGCTTCAAGACGCTGAATGAGGGCCAGCCGGTCAGTTTCGACGTGGTTCAGGGCAAAAAAGGCCTGGAAGCGGAAAACGTCAGAGCACTTTAG